One genomic segment of Vibrio quintilis includes these proteins:
- a CDS encoding response regulator transcription factor, translated as MLKVLLVEDDLDLATAIIDYMELEEIESDYAADGQIGYNLITKNPYDVVILDLNLPKIEGLVVCERIRSQGIETPVLMLTARDTLDDKLNGFSKGADDYLVKPFDMEELLARIRVLSKRKSGQITKLQVHDLEYNLSGSEVRRNGEVLKLSPIAKKILEVLMRESPGTVSREKIIQAVWGSDQPDSNSLKVHMFNLRKQVDKTGLPPLIHTVSGAGFVIRQPES; from the coding sequence ATGTTAAAAGTATTACTTGTCGAAGATGACTTAGATTTGGCAACTGCAATTATCGATTATATGGAGTTGGAAGAGATTGAATCTGACTACGCTGCAGATGGCCAGATAGGCTACAATCTGATTACAAAAAATCCATATGATGTTGTGATTCTTGATTTGAATTTACCAAAAATTGAGGGGTTGGTGGTGTGTGAGCGTATCCGTTCTCAGGGGATTGAGACGCCGGTACTTATGCTGACCGCCCGGGATACACTTGATGATAAACTCAACGGTTTTTCAAAAGGTGCAGATGATTATCTGGTAAAGCCCTTTGATATGGAGGAACTGCTGGCCAGAATCAGGGTTTTATCCAAACGAAAAAGTGGCCAGATTACCAAATTACAGGTGCATGATCTGGAGTATAACCTGTCAGGAAGTGAAGTCCGCCGCAATGGCGAGGTATTGAAACTTTCACCGATTGCCAAAAAAATACTGGAAGTTTTAATGCGGGAATCACCGGGGACAGTTTCCAGGGAAAAGATCATTCAGGCGGTCTGGGGTAGTGATCAGCCGGACAGTAACAGCTTGAAAGTCCATATGTTTAATCTGCGTAAACAAGTTGATAAAACAGGTTTGCCTCCTTTAATTCATACCGTGTCCGGTGCCGGTTTTGTCATTCGCCAGCCAGAGAGTTGA